A stretch of the Papaver somniferum cultivar HN1 chromosome 6, ASM357369v1, whole genome shotgun sequence genome encodes the following:
- the LOC113285567 gene encoding pathogen-related protein-like, translating into MGSTDHDHRQGDKYRSYMYGDEHKDVHWRHGGPPIYDLVNELFHQGHSKVWPEGSLEETVHNAIKTWEMELSHKTRLQDFKTINPEKFKLFVNGREGLSGEEVLKLGSYNALLKTSLPEEFQYYKADEESFESFHDIFRSAFPRGFAWEVIKVYSGPPLIAFKFRHWGYMEGPFKGHAPTGHKVEFYGLGVLKVMN; encoded by the exons ATGGGTTCTACTGATCATGATCACCGCCAGGGAGATAAGTACAGATCTTATATGTATGGAGATGAGCATAAAGATGTACACTGGAGGCATGGGGGTCCTCCTATCTACGACCTCGTTAATGAACTCTTCCATCAAGGGCATTCAAAG GTTTGGCCAGAGGGATCTTTAGAGGAAACCGTACATAACGCCATTAAAACATGGGAAATGGAGCTTTCTCACAAAACTCGGCTACAGGACTTTAAAACTATCAACCCAGAAAAATTCAAGTTATTTGTTAATG GAAGAGAGGGATTATCAGGAGAAGAGGTCCTGAAATTAGGGAGTTACAACGCTTTGCTGAAAACATCTTTGCCCGAGGAATTTCAATACTACAAAGCCGATGAAGAGAGCTTTGAATCTTTTCATGACATATTTAGATCAGCATTTCCTCGTGGTTTTGCTTGGGAAGTTATTAAGGTCTACTCAGGGCCACCTCTAATTGCTTTTAAGTTCAGACACTGGGGTTACATGGAAGGACCTTTCAAAGGTCATGCTCCCACTGGCCACAAAGTCGAGTTTTATGGATTGGGCGTTCTCAAGGTAATGAATTAA